GCGCGTCGGTCGCTTTATGGGCTCTACCGCAATCCGTTCACCGACGACCCGTCCGTGCAGGGCAAGCCGGGGCGCAGCACGGCGAACACTACGCCGGTTCATCACGCCGGCAAGCTGCTCGCGACGAAGGAAGACGGCCGGCCTATCGAGCTCGATCCCGACACGCTCGAGACTCTCGGCGAGTACGACTTCGGCGGCCGTCTCGAGAGCCGCACGATGACGGCGCATCCGCGCATCGACTACGACACCGGGGAGATGCTCTTTTTCGGCTACGAGGCCGGCGGCCTCGCGTCGCGCGACGTCGCGTTCTGCGTCGCGGACCGGGCGGGGCGGCTCGTCCGCGAGAGCTGGTTCGAAGCGCCGTACGTGGGGCTCGTGCACGACTTCGCCGTGACGGAGGAGCACGTGATCTTTCCGTTCCAGCCGGTCACGGCGGATGAGGCGAGGCTGCGAGCCGGCGGACCGCATTGGGTATGGGAGCCCGAAAAGGGGACGGTGGTCGGCATCATGCCTCGAGAAGGCGGCGTGGACGAAATCCGTTGGTTCCGCGGCCCGGCCCGCTCGTTCTTCCATTTCATGAACGCGCATACCGAGGGCGACCTCGTGCATCTCGATTTCGGCGTTCTCGACGAGATCATGTTCCCGTTCATCCGCGAAGCCTCCGGGCTCGAAGGGCCGTTCGTGCCCGGGGAGCACAGCGGTCTCGTGCGCTGGACCTTCGATCTCGGCGG
This genomic window from Gammaproteobacteria bacterium contains:
- a CDS encoding carotenoid oxygenase family protein — translated: MTTPFPDTMDFAGFNQPLRIECDIYDLVVEGEIPAEIRGRWYRETPDPQYPPMLGRDTYLSGDGMVSMFTFEDGHVDYKSRYVMTERLKNERAARRSLYGLYRNPFTDDPSVQGKPGRSTANTTPVHHAGKLLATKEDGRPIELDPDTLETLGEYDFGGRLESRTMTAHPRIDYDTGEMLFFGYEAGGLASRDVAFCVADRAGRLVRESWFEAPYVGLVHDFAVTEEHVIFPFQPVTADEARLRAGGPHWVWEPEKGTVVGIMPREGGVDEIRWFRGPARSFFHFMNAHTEGDLVHLDFGVLDEIMFPFIREASGLEGPFVPGEHSGLVRWTFDLGGATDTWRETRLGPGGDFPIVARKDHMKAYAIGYYQLFDPEKGPPRLAGPVGAGFNTIVRIDLRTGELRTFSPGPAHTVQEHVHVPSRVPDHEGYLVFAVDFHETMSSEIFLLEAEHPERGPIARIKMPMRLRNQVHGTWVPAEELRRASAP